In a genomic window of Occallatibacter riparius:
- the cmk gene encoding (d)CMP kinase — protein sequence MSCTGTDILTTGKRIIVAIDGPAGAGKSTIARHLARHFGLLNLETGAMYRAFGLKALRAHVPLDDLAALTELSKETSIRLEVGEAENRVLLDDEDVTGQLRNPTVTDAASRVSVFPPVRAWMVKLQQQLGAEGGVVMEGRDIGTVVFPHAEAKIFLDAAPEVRGMRRFDQLGPEPAQQPEEVIRDLRSRDQRDRSRADSPLRPAEDAVLLDSTHMTLDEVVKAAEAIVEEKLAAMGEPAAR from the coding sequence ATGAGCTGCACGGGGACAGACATTCTGACGACCGGCAAGCGGATTATTGTCGCCATTGATGGACCGGCAGGGGCGGGTAAAAGCACCATTGCCCGCCATCTGGCGCGGCATTTCGGCCTGCTGAACCTTGAAACGGGCGCGATGTACCGCGCCTTCGGCCTGAAGGCTCTGCGAGCCCACGTACCACTGGACGACCTCGCGGCACTCACTGAGCTATCCAAGGAAACGTCTATCCGCCTGGAAGTAGGTGAGGCCGAAAACCGGGTCTTGCTCGACGACGAAGACGTGACGGGGCAGCTCCGCAATCCGACGGTGACGGATGCCGCATCGCGGGTCAGTGTGTTTCCACCTGTGCGCGCCTGGATGGTGAAGCTGCAGCAGCAGCTCGGCGCCGAGGGCGGCGTGGTGATGGAAGGCCGCGACATCGGGACCGTGGTGTTTCCGCACGCTGAAGCCAAAATATTTCTGGACGCCGCGCCCGAGGTCAGGGGCATGCGCCGTTTTGACCAGCTCGGCCCCGAGCCGGCCCAACAGCCAGAAGAGGTGATTCGAGACCTTCGTTCACGCGACCAGCGCGATAGAAGCCGGGCAGACTCACCTCTGCGCCCGGCGGAGGACGCCGTGCTGCTGGACTCCACCCACATGACTCTGGATGAGGTTGTGAAGGCGGCCGAGGCGATTGTGGAGGAGAAGCTGGCGGCCATGGGAGAACCGGCGGCACGCTAA
- the mutL gene encoding DNA mismatch repair endonuclease MutL encodes MGRIRVLSDQVANQIAAGEVVDRPASVVKELLENSLDAGANRIRVEVEAGGRKLIRIADDGCGMSRDDALLAFERHATSKLRTANDLLSIATLGFRGEALPSIASVSRVTLETSTGEPEETGTRLEIAGGNILHVDDAAVPRGTTLSIADLFFNTPARRKFLRAESTELAHVTALVTHYALVHPEKHFELVSSSHTLVSAPPVTRTAERIYQIFGKETLAQLLPVAAETKLDRAGLPEPPPWKRDPDEPARDPGQLRLSGFYSKPELQKLNRNSIYIFVNKRLIRDRLLLHAITEAYRNVIPPTSYPVVLLFLEMPPEEVDVNVHPAKTEVRFRQQNLIHDFVRDSLRTALIKARPAAGFLAALDSAPLASPTLMPPSTSPIPGEPGADAPPPEPDSEPIVAGEADTEPFSLTPRTASATPVRLPFEPGGTRPGGFAVAGGLAATAAALLDGEGFQVAMEPDATLADSSASAALATAQIEAEQAAQNLNHLGSLKALGQLRESFILATGEDGLWIIDQHVAHERVLFEKILRERNVENVQRQRLLMPLLVELKPWQMVVFAEIADELERNGFEVEPFGPQTLAVKAAPVGLDGTRLERMLTEVIEQSSPRAEQDQRNEDLRSLKTRIAASIACHSAIKVNTPLDPARMDWLLLELAKTQHPTSCPHGRPIALLYSWKEIQRAFHRI; translated from the coding sequence ATGGGGCGCATTCGAGTACTTTCTGACCAGGTGGCCAACCAGATCGCCGCGGGCGAGGTGGTGGACCGGCCCGCGTCGGTGGTCAAGGAGCTGCTTGAGAACTCGCTGGATGCGGGGGCGAACCGTATCCGCGTGGAAGTCGAGGCGGGCGGGCGCAAGCTTATTCGTATCGCCGACGATGGCTGCGGCATGAGCCGGGACGATGCGCTGCTGGCTTTCGAGCGCCATGCCACCTCAAAGCTACGCACCGCCAACGACTTGCTGTCGATCGCCACGCTCGGATTCCGCGGCGAGGCGCTGCCCTCGATTGCGTCGGTTTCGCGGGTCACCCTGGAGACGTCGACCGGAGAGCCGGAGGAGACGGGCACGCGGCTCGAGATTGCCGGCGGCAACATCCTTCATGTTGACGATGCGGCTGTTCCGCGCGGCACGACTCTCTCCATCGCCGATTTGTTCTTCAATACGCCGGCGAGACGCAAGTTTCTGCGGGCGGAATCGACTGAACTGGCTCACGTGACAGCGCTCGTGACGCATTACGCGCTGGTCCACCCCGAGAAGCACTTCGAGCTGGTTTCCTCGAGCCACACGCTGGTGTCGGCACCGCCGGTGACCCGCACGGCTGAGCGGATTTATCAGATTTTCGGGAAGGAGACGCTGGCCCAGCTTCTGCCGGTGGCTGCCGAGACCAAGCTCGATCGTGCCGGACTGCCCGAGCCGCCTCCGTGGAAACGTGACCCTGATGAGCCGGCCCGCGATCCTGGACAGCTCCGGCTGTCTGGCTTCTACTCGAAGCCCGAGCTGCAGAAGCTGAACCGCAATTCCATCTATATCTTTGTCAACAAGCGGCTTATCCGCGACCGGCTGCTGCTGCACGCCATCACCGAGGCCTACCGGAACGTGATTCCGCCGACGAGCTATCCGGTGGTGCTGCTGTTTCTGGAGATGCCGCCGGAAGAGGTTGACGTCAACGTGCATCCGGCCAAGACCGAAGTGCGCTTCCGCCAGCAGAACCTGATCCACGATTTCGTGCGCGACAGCCTGCGGACGGCGCTCATCAAGGCGCGCCCCGCTGCTGGATTTTTAGCTGCGCTTGATTCTGCGCCGCTGGCCAGCCCGACGCTGATGCCGCCGTCGACTTCGCCGATTCCGGGGGAGCCTGGAGCGGATGCGCCACCGCCCGAACCTGACTCGGAGCCGATCGTGGCCGGAGAGGCCGACACTGAGCCCTTTTCCCTGACGCCCAGGACTGCTTCGGCAACTCCGGTTCGGCTGCCGTTCGAGCCGGGAGGGACCCGGCCAGGCGGCTTTGCCGTTGCGGGCGGACTGGCGGCTACCGCCGCGGCCCTGCTGGATGGTGAGGGTTTTCAGGTCGCGATGGAACCTGATGCAACGCTCGCAGATTCAAGCGCTTCCGCAGCACTCGCCACCGCCCAGATCGAAGCCGAACAGGCCGCGCAGAACCTGAACCACCTCGGCTCGCTGAAGGCTCTCGGGCAGCTTCGTGAGTCGTTCATCCTGGCCACGGGGGAGGACGGACTGTGGATTATCGACCAGCACGTCGCCCATGAACGCGTTCTGTTTGAGAAGATCCTGCGCGAGCGCAACGTAGAAAATGTGCAGCGCCAACGGCTGCTGATGCCGCTGCTGGTAGAGCTCAAGCCGTGGCAGATGGTGGTATTCGCCGAGATCGCGGATGAGCTGGAACGCAATGGCTTTGAGGTTGAGCCCTTCGGGCCACAAACTCTGGCAGTGAAGGCGGCCCCGGTGGGACTGGACGGAACCAGGCTCGAAAGGATGCTCACCGAGGTGATCGAACAGTCGTCGCCGCGCGCGGAGCAAGACCAGCGGAATGAGGATCTTAGATCGTTGAAGACGCGTATCGCGGCGTCCATCGCATGCCACTCCGCGATCAAGGTGAATACACCTCTTGACCCGGCACGTATGGACTGGCTATTGTTGGAACTTGCAAAGACGCAGCATCCAACAAGCTGCCCGCATGGACGTCCAATCGCTTTGCTGTATTCTTGGAAAGAGATCCAGCGGGCCTTTCACCGTATCTAA